Proteins from a genomic interval of Diaphorobacter sp. HDW4A:
- the thrC gene encoding threonine synthase, which yields MLYLSTRGHADRKRFCDILLEGLAPDGGLYLPDSYPQIDDAKLTALRNVYASQGYAALAFEILSLYIDDIPASDLKALCAKTYTKEVYGTEAIVPVRTLDGDLRIEALSNGPTLAFKDMAMQLLGNLFEYELARRGEELNILGATSGDTGSAAEYAMRGKRGVRVFMTSPHGRMSPFQQAQMFSLQDENIHNIAIEGVFDDCQDIVKAVSNDHAFKAKYKIGTVNSINWARLLAQVVYYFAGYLQATKSNDQKVSFTVPSGNFGNICAGHVARQMGLPIDKLVVATNENDVLDEFFRTGVYQVRGAANTYETSSPSMDISKASNFERFVFDLVGRDGARLTSLFVDGVGKAGKFDLSGDPAFKCAAAKYGFESGTSTHADRLATIKDTYERFSDMIDTHTADGVKVAREHLQPGTPMIVLETALPIKFAATIEEALGREPDRPAKFNGIEALPKRVVVMSSDTQKVKDYIAEHCK from the coding sequence ATGCTGTATCTCTCCACGCGCGGTCACGCTGACCGCAAGCGCTTTTGTGACATCCTGCTCGAAGGACTCGCGCCCGATGGCGGCCTGTATCTGCCAGATAGTTATCCGCAGATCGATGACGCCAAGCTCACGGCGCTGCGCAACGTTTACGCATCGCAGGGTTACGCCGCGTTGGCGTTCGAAATTCTATCGCTCTACATCGACGACATTCCCGCCTCCGATCTGAAGGCGCTGTGCGCCAAGACCTATACCAAGGAGGTCTATGGCACCGAAGCCATCGTTCCGGTGCGCACGCTCGACGGCGATTTGCGGATCGAAGCCCTGTCCAACGGCCCGACGCTGGCCTTCAAGGACATGGCGATGCAGCTGCTCGGCAACCTGTTCGAATACGAACTGGCGCGCCGTGGCGAAGAGCTGAACATTCTGGGTGCGACCAGTGGCGACACCGGCAGTGCGGCTGAATACGCGATGCGCGGCAAGAGGGGCGTGCGCGTCTTCATGACCAGCCCGCATGGCCGCATGAGCCCGTTCCAGCAGGCTCAGATGTTCAGTCTGCAGGACGAGAACATCCATAACATCGCCATTGAAGGGGTGTTCGACGACTGCCAGGACATCGTCAAGGCCGTCTCCAACGATCACGCATTCAAGGCCAAGTACAAGATTGGCACGGTCAATTCAATCAACTGGGCACGACTGCTTGCTCAGGTTGTGTACTACTTCGCGGGCTATCTGCAGGCAACGAAGAGCAATGACCAGAAGGTCAGTTTCACGGTGCCAAGCGGCAACTTCGGCAATATCTGCGCGGGCCACGTGGCGCGCCAGATGGGTCTGCCGATCGACAAGCTGGTGGTGGCCACCAACGAGAACGACGTGCTCGACGAGTTCTTCCGCACGGGCGTCTACCAGGTGCGCGGCGCGGCGAACACGTATGAGACTTCGAGCCCGTCGATGGACATCTCCAAGGCCAGTAATTTCGAGCGTTTCGTGTTCGATCTGGTAGGCCGCGACGGTGCGCGTTTGACATCGCTGTTCGTCGATGGCGTCGGCAAGGCCGGGAAGTTCGATCTGAGCGGCGATCCGGCGTTCAAGTGCGCAGCGGCGAAGTACGGTTTCGAGAGCGGCACCAGCACGCACGCGGATCGCCTCGCGACGATCAAGGACACTTACGAGCGCTTCAGTGACATGATCGACACCCACACAGCCGACGGCGTGAAGGTGGCGCGTGAGCATCTGCAGCCCGGCACGCCGATGATCGTGCTTGAGACCGCTTTGCCGATCAAGTTCGCCGCGACCATCGAAGAGGCGCTGGGCCGCGAGCCTGACCGCCCGGCCAAGTTCAACGGCATCGAAGCCTTGCCCAAGCGCGTGGTGGTGATGTCGTCGGATACGCAGAAGGTCAAGGATTACATCGCTGAACACTGCAAATAA